A window from Citrobacter amalonaticus encodes these proteins:
- a CDS encoding AraC family transcriptional regulator, with protein sequence MYQRCFDNAMESLFDQGKTPRFSRFVISDDPRWESGHHVHDNETELIYVKKGIVRLTIDSSLYVAHEDDIVVVERGRLHAVTSDVNAPATTYTCALYGFRFQGWEENQLLQSHSCPVVAVGQGKEVIKSIFNELGVMLPQSKNGLTSSVCDAFAYALTVLFFENFKNAYRSEQGHIKKDVLIKDILVYLNNNYREKITLEQLSKKFRASVSYICHEFTREYHISPINYVIQRRMTEAKFALTNTDYSQAEISWRVGYENVDHFAKLFLRHVGCSPGDYRKQFKNSLTEQACLLSDV encoded by the coding sequence ATGTATCAACGCTGCTTTGATAATGCCATGGAAAGCCTTTTTGACCAGGGCAAAACCCCGCGATTTTCCCGATTTGTCATTAGTGATGATCCCCGTTGGGAGTCCGGTCATCATGTTCATGACAATGAGACCGAGCTGATTTATGTCAAAAAAGGCATCGTCAGATTAACGATCGACTCTTCCCTTTATGTGGCTCACGAAGATGATATTGTCGTGGTGGAGCGGGGGCGGTTACACGCCGTGACATCGGATGTGAACGCGCCAGCCACCACCTATACCTGTGCGCTGTATGGCTTTCGCTTTCAGGGCTGGGAGGAAAACCAACTGCTACAATCGCATTCCTGTCCGGTGGTTGCCGTCGGCCAGGGAAAAGAAGTGATCAAAAGTATTTTTAATGAGCTCGGGGTGATGCTGCCGCAAAGTAAAAATGGCCTGACGTCGTCCGTCTGCGATGCTTTTGCCTATGCGTTGACGGTGCTCTTCTTTGAGAACTTTAAAAATGCATATCGTTCGGAACAAGGACATATTAAAAAAGATGTTCTGATTAAAGATATTCTGGTCTATCTCAATAATAATTATCGGGAGAAAATTACGCTTGAGCAGTTATCAAAAAAATTTCGTGCCAGCGTCAGCTATATTTGTCACGAATTCACCCGCGAGTACCATATTTCACCGATTAATTATGTGATTCAGCGGCGGATGACCGAAGCGAAATTTGCCTTAACCAATACTGATTATTCACAGGCCGAAATTTCCTGGCGCGTCGGGTATGAAAATGTCGACCACTTCGCGAAGCTTTTTTTGCGCCACGTCGGCTGTTCGCCAGGCGATTATCGTAAACAGTTTAAAAACAGCCTGACAGAGCAGGCCTGCCTGTTGTCCGACGTCTGA
- the ydiB gene encoding quinate/shikimate dehydrogenase → MDVTAKYELIGLMAYPIRHSLSPEMQNKALEKAGLPFTYMAFEVDNSTFAGAIEGLKALKMRGTGVSMPNKQLACEFVDELTPAAKLVGAINTIVNDDGYLRGYNTDGTGHIRAIKESGFDIKGKTMVLLGAGGASTAIGAQAAIEGIKAIKLFNRNDEFFQKALDFAKRVNENTDCVVTVTDLADQQAFADALATADILTNGTKVGMKPLENESIVSDVSLLRPELLVTECVYNPHMTKLLQQAQQAGCKTIDGYGMLLWQGAEQFKLWTGKDFPLEYVKQVMGFAA, encoded by the coding sequence ATGGATGTAACCGCGAAATATGAACTGATCGGCTTAATGGCTTATCCCATCAGACACAGTTTGTCGCCTGAAATGCAAAATAAGGCGCTGGAGAAAGCCGGATTGCCGTTTACCTATATGGCCTTTGAGGTCGACAACAGCACCTTCGCTGGCGCTATCGAGGGGCTGAAAGCGTTAAAAATGCGTGGGACCGGCGTATCGATGCCCAATAAACAGCTGGCCTGTGAATTTGTTGATGAACTGACCCCGGCGGCGAAACTGGTTGGCGCGATTAATACCATCGTCAATGATGACGGCTACCTGCGTGGTTACAATACCGACGGCACCGGTCACATTCGCGCAATCAAAGAGAGTGGTTTCGATATCAAGGGTAAAACCATGGTATTACTGGGTGCGGGTGGCGCCTCCACGGCCATTGGTGCGCAGGCAGCCATTGAGGGGATCAAAGCGATTAAACTCTTTAACCGCAATGATGAATTTTTCCAGAAAGCGCTGGACTTCGCTAAGCGGGTGAATGAAAACACCGACTGCGTGGTGACGGTGACAGACCTTGCTGACCAGCAGGCCTTCGCTGACGCGCTGGCGACAGCGGATATCCTGACCAATGGCACTAAAGTCGGCATGAAGCCGCTGGAAAATGAATCGATTGTCAGTGACGTGAGCCTGCTACGTCCGGAACTGCTGGTTACCGAATGCGTTTACAACCCGCATATGACGAAGTTATTGCAACAAGCGCAACAGGCCGGTTGCAAAACAATCGATGGTTACGGCATGTTGTTGTGGCAAGGCGCTGAACAGTTCAAACTGTGGACCGGCAAAGATTTTCCGCTGGAATACGTAAAACAGGTGATGGGGTTTGCGGCCTGA
- a CDS encoding electron transfer flavoprotein subunit alpha: protein MSQLTHVWVFSDNVERYAELMAGARQWGQQVYAIVQGSEQAAQVKPLGADGIIVLDKPSDLQRIENYAETLAAQIREKGDGLLLMAATKRGKALGARLSIQLDAAMVNDATAVSVEENALFAEHRMYGGLAFGKEKLNSPLAIITLAPGVLEPIEADPTHDCPVVTAEWVAPRQEILCQERRAKSLSSVDLSKAKRVVGVGRGLAAQDDLNMVRELATVLGAEVGCSRPIAEGENWMERERYIGVSGVLLKSELYLTLGISGQIQHMVGGNGAKVIVAVNKDKNAPIFNYADYGLVGDIYKVVPALIAQLR, encoded by the coding sequence ATGAGTCAATTAACCCACGTCTGGGTATTTAGCGATAACGTTGAACGCTACGCAGAGCTGATGGCTGGCGCACGTCAGTGGGGTCAACAGGTCTATGCCATTGTTCAGGGTTCTGAGCAGGCGGCGCAGGTTAAGCCGCTCGGTGCTGACGGCATCATCGTACTGGATAAACCCTCCGACCTACAGCGAATCGAAAATTACGCCGAAACGCTGGCCGCGCAAATCCGGGAAAAAGGCGACGGTCTGCTGCTGATGGCAGCAACCAAGCGCGGCAAAGCGCTGGGCGCGCGTCTGAGTATTCAGCTGGATGCGGCCATGGTTAACGATGCAACGGCAGTGAGCGTTGAAGAGAACGCGCTGTTTGCCGAGCATCGTATGTATGGCGGCCTGGCGTTTGGCAAAGAAAAACTGAACAGCCCGCTGGCCATTATCACTCTCGCCCCTGGTGTACTGGAGCCGATTGAGGCGGATCCCACGCATGACTGCCCGGTGGTTACCGCCGAGTGGGTGGCCCCGCGCCAGGAGATCTTGTGTCAGGAACGTCGCGCCAAATCGCTCAGCAGCGTTGATTTAAGCAAAGCAAAACGCGTGGTAGGCGTCGGTCGCGGCCTGGCGGCACAAGACGACCTGAACATGGTGCGCGAACTGGCCACCGTACTCGGCGCGGAAGTGGGCTGTTCACGCCCTATCGCCGAAGGGGAAAACTGGATGGAGCGCGAGCGTTACATCGGCGTTTCCGGCGTACTGCTGAAGTCCGAACTGTATCTGACGCTGGGTATTTCCGGACAGATCCAGCATATGGTGGGCGGCAATGGCGCGAAAGTGATTGTCGCCGTGAACAAAGATAAAAACGCGCCAATCTTTAACTATGCCGATTACGGACTGGTGGGCGACATCTACAAAGTGGTCCCTGCCCTGATCGCGCAATTGCGCTAA
- a CDS encoding acyl-CoA dehydrogenase: MDFSLTEEQELLLASIRELITSNFPEEYFRTCDQTATYPREFMRALADNGISMLGVPEEFGGIPADYVTQMLALMEVSKCGAPAFLITNGQCIHSMRRFGSPEQLRKTAESTLETGDPAYALALTEPGAGSDNNSATTSYTRKDGKVYLNGQKTFITGAKEYPYMLVLARDPEPKDPKKAFTLWWVESNKPGIKINPLHKIGWHMLSTCEVYLDNVEVDESDMVGEEGMGFLNVMYNFEMERLINAARSTGFAECAFEDAARYANQRIAFGKPIGHNQMIQEKLALMAIKVDNMRNMVLKVAWQADQEQSLRTSAALAKLYCARTAMEVIDDAIQIMGGLGYTDEARVSRFWRDVRCERIGGGTDEIMIYVAGRQILKDYQNK; encoded by the coding sequence ATGGACTTTTCTTTAACCGAAGAGCAAGAGCTGCTGCTTGCCAGTATCCGGGAACTGATCACCAGCAATTTTCCGGAAGAGTATTTCCGCACCTGCGACCAGACGGCGACCTACCCCAGAGAGTTTATGCGTGCGCTGGCGGATAACGGGATTTCCATGCTGGGCGTACCGGAAGAGTTCGGCGGTATTCCGGCAGACTATGTCACCCAAATGCTGGCCCTGATGGAAGTGTCAAAATGCGGCGCCCCGGCCTTTCTGATCACCAACGGGCAGTGTATTCACAGCATGCGCCGTTTCGGCTCGCCAGAACAACTGCGGAAAACGGCGGAAAGCACGCTGGAGACCGGCGATCCGGCCTATGCCCTGGCGTTAACCGAGCCAGGTGCGGGTTCTGACAACAACAGCGCCACCACCAGCTACACGCGCAAAGACGGCAAGGTGTACCTGAACGGCCAGAAAACGTTTATTACCGGCGCCAAAGAGTACCCATACATGCTGGTGCTGGCGCGCGATCCCGAGCCAAAAGATCCGAAGAAAGCCTTTACCCTCTGGTGGGTGGAGTCCAACAAGCCTGGGATCAAAATCAATCCGCTGCACAAAATCGGCTGGCATATGCTCAGCACTTGCGAAGTCTATCTCGACAACGTTGAGGTGGATGAAAGCGACATGGTGGGCGAAGAAGGCATGGGCTTTCTCAACGTGATGTATAACTTTGAGATGGAACGTCTGATCAACGCTGCGCGCAGTACCGGCTTCGCCGAATGCGCCTTTGAGGATGCCGCACGTTATGCCAACCAGCGCATTGCGTTTGGCAAACCGATTGGACACAACCAGATGATCCAGGAAAAGCTGGCGCTGATGGCAATCAAAGTCGACAACATGCGCAATATGGTGCTGAAGGTGGCATGGCAGGCCGATCAGGAGCAGTCACTGCGTACCAGCGCCGCGCTGGCGAAACTGTATTGTGCCCGCACCGCGATGGAAGTGATTGACGATGCAATTCAGATTATGGGCGGGCTGGGTTATACCGACGAAGCGCGTGTCTCCCGATTCTGGCGCGATGTCCGTTGTGAACGGATTGGCGGCGGGACGGATGAGATCATGATTTATGTCGCAGGTCGGCAGATCCTGAAGGATTATCAGAACAAGTAA
- a CDS encoding MFS transporter has protein sequence MKNHYFPTAMGLYLNYLVHGMGVILMSLNMASLEQQWQTNAAGVSVVISSLGIGRLSVLFCAGLLSDRFGRRPFIILGMLCYVTFFFGILTTHNIIIAYVFGVLAGMANSFLDAGTYPSLMEAFPSSPSTANILIKAFVSGGQFLLPIIISLLVWAELWFGWSFIVAAAIMLVNGLFLLRCAFPPHPGRRLAPVTPTHEPHQRPAERHRCAFIDLASYTLYGYISMATFYLISQWLAQYGQFVAGMSYTLSIKLLSIYTCGSLLCVLITAPLVRKTVRSTTLLMLYTFVSFVALLTVCLHPTMYVVIVFAFVIGFSSAGGVVQIGLTLMAARFPHAKGKATGIYYSAGSIATFTIPLVTAHLSQRSIADIMWFDTGIAAVGFLLALFIGYRSRLETKRQLMMSPVAE, from the coding sequence ATGAAAAATCACTATTTCCCCACTGCGATGGGGCTGTATCTCAATTACCTGGTGCACGGTATGGGAGTCATCCTGATGAGTCTCAACATGGCATCGCTCGAACAACAGTGGCAGACCAATGCCGCTGGGGTGTCAGTCGTGATCTCCTCATTAGGCATCGGGCGCTTAAGCGTGCTGTTTTGCGCCGGATTATTATCCGATCGGTTTGGCCGCCGCCCCTTCATCATTCTGGGGATGCTTTGTTATGTGACGTTCTTTTTCGGTATTCTGACGACCCATAATATCATCATCGCTTATGTGTTCGGCGTCCTCGCGGGCATGGCGAACAGTTTCCTGGACGCCGGGACCTATCCCAGCCTGATGGAGGCCTTTCCCTCTTCGCCGAGCACCGCCAACATTCTGATTAAGGCGTTTGTCTCCGGCGGACAGTTTTTACTGCCCATCATCATCAGTCTGCTCGTCTGGGCAGAACTGTGGTTTGGCTGGTCATTTATCGTTGCCGCCGCCATCATGCTGGTTAACGGTCTGTTTTTACTGCGCTGCGCCTTTCCACCGCATCCTGGACGCCGCCTCGCGCCGGTCACACCGACACACGAACCGCACCAGCGCCCGGCTGAAAGACATCGCTGCGCATTTATCGACCTTGCCAGCTATACGCTGTACGGCTACATCTCGATGGCGACGTTTTATCTCATCAGCCAGTGGCTGGCGCAGTATGGTCAGTTTGTCGCCGGGATGTCGTATACCCTGTCGATCAAACTGCTGAGTATCTACACCTGCGGTTCGCTGCTTTGCGTTTTGATTACCGCCCCGCTGGTGCGCAAAACGGTGCGTTCAACCACCTTGCTGATGCTGTACACTTTTGTTTCGTTTGTCGCGCTATTGACGGTGTGCCTGCATCCCACGATGTATGTCGTGATCGTCTTTGCCTTTGTGATCGGCTTTTCATCAGCCGGGGGCGTAGTGCAAATCGGTCTGACCCTGATGGCCGCCCGCTTTCCGCATGCCAAAGGGAAAGCCACCGGCATTTATTACAGTGCGGGCAGCATTGCTACCTTTACGATCCCGCTGGTCACGGCCCATCTCTCACAAAGGAGCATCGCCGATATTATGTGGTTCGATACCGGTATTGCCGCCGTGGGGTTCTTGTTGGCGCTATTTATTGGCTACCGCAGTCGTCTCGAAACGAAACGTCAATTGATGATGTCACCGGTGGCGGAATAA
- a CDS encoding electron transfer flavoprotein, with product MKIITCFKLVPEEQDIVVTPEQALSFDNADAKINQFDLNAIEAATQLATEAEDEIAALTVGGLLLQNSKVRKDVLSRGPHALYLMQDAQLEHALPKDTAQAIAATVEKIGFDLLLFGEGSGDLYAQQVGLLVGEILQLPTLNAVSSLQRQGDKLLVERTLEEDVEVIELTLPAVICVTSDINVPRIPSMKAILGAGKKPVHTWQASDIGWSQGELRAELVAITVPPQTARKHIILDNDSPEAIAELAEHLKKALN from the coding sequence ATGAAAATAATAACCTGCTTTAAGCTGGTGCCTGAAGAACAGGACATTGTTGTTACGCCCGAGCAAGCGCTGAGCTTTGACAATGCGGACGCCAAAATCAATCAGTTCGATCTCAACGCCATTGAGGCCGCAACGCAGTTGGCCACCGAGGCAGAGGATGAGATCGCGGCACTGACGGTGGGCGGCTTATTATTGCAAAACTCTAAAGTGCGTAAGGATGTGCTCTCCCGCGGGCCACATGCACTGTATCTGATGCAGGATGCACAGCTGGAACACGCGCTGCCAAAAGACACGGCGCAGGCCATTGCCGCCACGGTGGAAAAAATCGGATTCGATCTGCTCCTGTTTGGTGAAGGGTCTGGCGACCTTTATGCACAACAGGTTGGTCTACTGGTCGGTGAGATCCTGCAACTGCCAACCCTTAACGCCGTCAGCAGCCTCCAGCGTCAGGGCGATAAGCTGCTTGTAGAACGTACGCTGGAAGAGGACGTTGAGGTGATAGAACTAACACTTCCGGCCGTTATCTGCGTGACATCGGATATTAACGTGCCACGCATCCCCTCAATGAAAGCCATTCTTGGCGCCGGGAAAAAGCCCGTACACACATGGCAGGCAAGCGACATCGGCTGGAGTCAGGGCGAGCTGCGAGCAGAACTGGTTGCCATTACTGTACCACCACAAACGGCGCGTAAGCACATCATTCTGGATAACGATTCGCCGGAAGCCATCGCCGAACTGGCTGAACACCTGAAAAAAGCCCTGAACTGA
- a CDS encoding acyl CoA:acetate/3-ketoacid CoA transferase: MKPERPPRVNGRVPVLSAQDAVNYIKDEDVLCILGAGGGILEATTLITALADKYKQTQTPRNLSIISPTGLGDRADRGISPLAQEGLVKWALCGHWGQSPRISDLAEQNKIVAYNYPQGVLTQALRASAAHQPGILSDIGIGTFVDPRQQGGKLNEVTKEDLIKLVEIDNKEYLYYKAIAPTVAFIRATTCDSEGYASFEDEVMYLDALVLAQAVHNHGGIVMMQVQKMVKKATLHPKSVRIPGYLVDIVVVDPDQTQLYGGAPVNRFISGDFTLDDSTQLSLPLNQRKLVARRALFEMRKGAVGNVGVGIADGIGLVAREEGCADDFVLTVETGPVGGITSQGVAFGANVNTRAILDMTSQFDFYHGGGLDVCYLSFAEVDRHGNVGVHKFNGKIMGTGGFIDISATSKKIVFCGTLTAGSLKTEVADGKLTIVQEGRVNKFISELPEITFSGKIALERGLDVRYITERAVFTLKEDGLHLIEIAPGVDLERDILAKMDFAPVISPDLKLMDERLFIDATMGFELPEAAN, encoded by the coding sequence ATGAAACCTGAAAGACCACCACGCGTTAATGGTCGCGTGCCTGTGCTCTCGGCCCAGGACGCGGTAAATTATATTAAAGATGAAGATGTACTGTGTATATTAGGCGCAGGCGGCGGTATTCTGGAAGCCACCACCTTAATTACCGCTTTAGCCGATAAATATAAGCAAACGCAAACGCCACGGAATTTATCGATTATCAGTCCGACGGGTCTGGGCGATCGCGCCGATCGCGGAATCAGCCCGCTGGCTCAGGAAGGCCTGGTGAAATGGGCTCTGTGTGGGCACTGGGGGCAGTCGCCGCGTATTTCGGATTTAGCGGAACAAAATAAGATTGTCGCCTATAACTATCCACAAGGGGTGCTGACTCAGGCTCTGCGTGCGTCTGCCGCCCACCAGCCGGGGATCCTCAGCGATATCGGGATTGGCACCTTCGTCGACCCGCGCCAACAGGGGGGCAAGCTCAATGAGGTCACCAAAGAAGACCTTATCAAGCTGGTGGAGATTGATAACAAAGAATATCTCTACTACAAAGCGATTGCGCCTACCGTCGCGTTTATCCGCGCCACCACCTGCGACAGCGAAGGCTATGCCTCGTTTGAAGATGAGGTGATGTACCTCGACGCGCTGGTGCTGGCTCAGGCGGTGCACAACCACGGTGGCATCGTGATGATGCAGGTGCAGAAAATGGTCAAGAAAGCCACGCTGCATCCTAAATCCGTACGTATCCCCGGCTATCTGGTGGATATCGTGGTGGTCGACCCAGACCAGACGCAACTGTACGGCGGCGCGCCGGTGAACCGGTTTATCTCGGGCGATTTCACCCTCGACGACAGCACCCAGCTCTCCCTGCCCCTCAACCAACGCAAACTGGTTGCCCGTCGCGCCTTGTTTGAAATGCGTAAAGGTGCGGTCGGTAACGTTGGCGTCGGCATCGCGGATGGCATTGGACTGGTGGCCCGTGAGGAAGGCTGTGCAGATGACTTTGTACTGACCGTTGAAACCGGCCCCGTGGGTGGGATCACCTCCCAGGGTGTCGCTTTTGGCGCAAACGTCAACACTCGCGCCATTCTTGATATGACTTCACAGTTTGACTTCTACCATGGCGGTGGGCTGGACGTCTGCTATCTGAGCTTTGCGGAAGTTGACCGCCACGGCAACGTCGGGGTGCACAAATTTAACGGCAAAATCATGGGAACTGGCGGCTTTATCGATATCAGCGCGACCTCAAAGAAAATTGTTTTCTGCGGCACGCTAACCGCTGGCAGTCTGAAAACAGAAGTGGCCGACGGTAAATTAACCATCGTCCAGGAAGGCCGGGTGAATAAATTCATCAGCGAACTGCCGGAAATCACCTTTAGCGGAAAAATCGCCCTCGAGCGCGGTCTGGACGTGCGCTACATCACCGAACGCGCGGTATTTACGCTAAAAGAGGACGGTCTGCATCTTATTGAAATTGCCCCTGGAGTGGATCTGGAGCGCGATATTCTGGCGAAAATGGATTTCGCACCGGTTATTTCACCAGACCTGAAACTGATGGATGAAAGATTATTTATCGACGCCACCATGGGTTTTGAACTGCCGGAAGCGGCGAATTAA
- the aroD gene encoding type I 3-dehydroquinate dehydratase, giving the protein MKTVTVKNLVIGEGAPKIIVSLMGKDIASVRAEAQAYRDADFDILEWRVDHFADVASADAVLEAVRAIRTELPQTPLLFTFRSAKEGGEQAISTDAYLALNRAAVDSGLVDMIDLELFTGDELVKATVDYAHSKNVSVIMSNHDFHKTPAEEEIVARLRKMQELGADIPKIALMPQNHRDVLTLLSATLKMQEQYADRPVITMSMSKTGVISRLAGEVFGSAATFGAVKKASAPGQISVSDLRTVLTILHQA; this is encoded by the coding sequence ATGAAAACCGTAACCGTAAAAAACCTCGTGATTGGCGAAGGGGCTCCAAAAATAATCGTCTCGCTGATGGGCAAAGATATCGCCAGCGTCCGCGCAGAAGCGCAGGCCTATCGCGACGCGGATTTCGACATTCTGGAATGGCGCGTTGACCATTTCGCCGATGTCGCCTCTGCCGATGCCGTCCTGGAGGCTGTCCGCGCAATCCGCACTGAACTGCCCCAGACTCCCCTGCTGTTTACGTTCCGTAGTGCGAAGGAAGGGGGTGAACAGGCCATTTCAACCGACGCCTATCTCGCGCTGAATCGCGCGGCGGTCGATAGCGGCCTGGTGGATATGATCGATCTCGAACTGTTTACCGGTGATGAGCTGGTCAAGGCGACGGTAGACTACGCGCACAGCAAAAACGTCAGCGTGATCATGTCCAACCATGATTTCCACAAGACGCCAGCAGAAGAAGAGATCGTTGCACGGCTGCGCAAAATGCAGGAACTGGGTGCCGATATTCCGAAGATCGCCCTGATGCCGCAGAACCACAGAGATGTTCTGACGCTGCTTTCCGCTACGCTGAAAATGCAGGAACAGTACGCTGACCGTCCGGTGATCACCATGTCGATGTCGAAAACCGGTGTGATTTCGCGCCTGGCCGGTGAAGTCTTCGGCTCCGCGGCGACCTTTGGCGCGGTTAAAAAGGCTTCGGCACCGGGACAAATATCCGTTAGCGATCTGCGTACGGTATTAACGATATTACATCAGGCGTAA
- a CDS encoding MFS transporter, translating into MSQNKAFSTPFFLAVICIYLSYFLHGISVITLAQNMTSLAAKFSTDSAGIAYLISGIGLGRLVSILFFGVLSDKFGRRAIILLGAALYILFFFGIPASPNLMVAFVLAVCVGVANSALDTGGYPALMECFPKASGSAVILVKAMVSFGQMLYPMLVGYMLLNNIWYGYGVIIPGILFVLITLMLLCSQFPGQLVDASVAKELPQMNSKPLVWLEGVASVMFGVAAFSTFYVIVVWMPKYAMAFAGMEEADALKTITYYSLGSLVCVFIFAALLKKMVRPIWANVFNAGLATVTAAVIYLWPSPLVCNAGAFVIGFSAAGGILQLGVSVMSEFFPKSKAKVTSVYMMMGGLANFVIPLITGYLSTIGLQYIILLDFAFALLAFITGIIVFVRYYRVFNIPQNDIRLGERYFSTKS; encoded by the coding sequence ATGTCACAGAATAAGGCTTTCAGCACGCCATTTTTCCTGGCGGTCATCTGTATTTATCTTAGCTATTTTCTCCACGGTATTAGCGTCATTACGCTGGCGCAAAATATGACCTCACTCGCCGCGAAGTTTTCTACCGACAGCGCAGGGATCGCCTATTTAATTTCCGGCATCGGACTTGGTCGACTGGTGAGTATTCTGTTTTTTGGCGTCCTGTCGGATAAATTCGGTCGTCGGGCGATCATTTTGTTGGGTGCCGCGTTATATATTCTCTTTTTCTTCGGCATCCCTGCCAGTCCTAACCTGATGGTGGCCTTTGTCCTCGCCGTCTGCGTTGGCGTGGCCAACTCAGCGCTTGATACCGGAGGCTACCCGGCGCTGATGGAATGTTTTCCGAAAGCGTCAGGTTCCGCGGTGATCCTCGTCAAAGCAATGGTCTCCTTCGGACAGATGCTCTATCCGATGCTGGTCGGCTATATGCTGCTCAACAACATCTGGTACGGCTATGGCGTGATCATTCCTGGCATTCTGTTTGTACTGATCACCCTGATGTTACTGTGCAGTCAGTTCCCCGGCCAGTTGGTGGATGCCAGCGTCGCTAAAGAGTTACCGCAGATGAACAGCAAACCGCTGGTCTGGCTGGAAGGAGTGGCTTCCGTCATGTTTGGCGTGGCGGCGTTTTCCACCTTTTACGTTATCGTGGTCTGGATGCCGAAATACGCCATGGCCTTCGCCGGAATGGAAGAAGCGGATGCGCTGAAAACCATCACGTATTACAGCCTGGGTTCGCTGGTCTGCGTCTTTATCTTTGCCGCACTGCTGAAAAAAATGGTTCGCCCCATCTGGGCTAACGTCTTTAATGCCGGACTGGCCACCGTTACCGCGGCCGTCATTTATCTCTGGCCGTCACCGCTGGTGTGTAACGCGGGCGCGTTTGTGATTGGCTTCTCTGCCGCGGGCGGGATTTTACAACTGGGCGTGTCGGTGATGTCGGAATTCTTTCCGAAGAGCAAAGCCAAAGTCACCAGCGTTTATATGATGATGGGCGGCCTCGCGAATTTTGTTATTCCGCTGATTACCGGTTACCTCTCCACCATCGGCCTGCAATACATCATTTTACTGGATTTCGCTTTTGCCCTGCTGGCCTTTATCACCGGCATTATCGTTTTTGTTCGCTATTACCGGGTCTTTAATATTCCACAAAACGATATCCGTCTGGGCGAACGTTATTTCTCAACAAAAAGTTAA
- a CDS encoding YdiL family protein yields the protein MNAYELQALRHVFAMTIEECVSWIAPDYNAADWQRWENGECELPPAIVETLLEMCRKRKLRINAIIEKINNRIGNNTMRFFSDLTDFQSVYRDGSFLDWKIYQSVAAELYAHDLERLC from the coding sequence ATGAACGCTTATGAGCTACAGGCATTACGTCATGTTTTTGCAATGACCATTGAAGAGTGCGTATCGTGGATTGCGCCAGATTATAATGCCGCCGACTGGCAGCGGTGGGAAAATGGCGAATGTGAACTCCCTCCCGCCATTGTTGAAACGCTGCTGGAAATGTGTAGAAAAAGAAAATTACGTATTAATGCTATTATAGAGAAGATAAACAATCGCATTGGTAATAATACCATGCGTTTCTTTTCTGATTTAACCGATTTTCAGTCGGTCTATCGTGATGGCAGTTTTCTTGACTGGAAGATTTATCAATCCGTTGCTGCCGAACTCTATGCCCACGACCTGGAACGATTGTGTTAG